Genomic DNA from Candidatus Deferrimicrobium sp.:
GACGCCCTTCGTCCGGAAGCTGCTTGCCTTGTGGCTGAAGTGGATGGGGTGAGGACGCCGGGAAGGAAAGGATCTCCACCGTACGGCGACCGACGGATCAGTGGCATCGGAAGGGACGGGTGGCATAATGTCAATGAGCCGGGATCGCAGAAAAAACTTTCCATGCGGGGAGGAACGGAATCGAATTGACGGAAGACATCGTGGCAGGGACCGGGGAAAGAATGCCGGGGATCGGGACATGCGCCAGGGAGGCGGCAGGGGTCGAGCCGTTCGCTGCCGCTCTCGAACGCCACGGTCTTTCGCTCGTCCGCGGCGAGACCACAACTCTTCAGGTGAACACGGGGTACCTGTGCAATCTCCGCTGCCGGCATTGCCACCTCGAGGCCGGCCCGGGAAGGGCGGAGGTCACGTCCCGGAAGACGATGGCGGCGATCGTATCGTTCGCCCGGCGGTTCCCGTTCCGGGTCATCGATATCACCGGCGGAGCGCCGGAGCTGGTGCCCGACCTTCCTTTTCTCGTCGAAGGGCTTGCCCCGCTTGCGCCTCGTTTGATGCTTCGGACGAACCTTTCCGCCTTGAGGGACGCCGAGAGACAGCCGCTGCTTGCACTCTGTGTCGCCCGTCGTGTCGTCCTGGTCGCCTCCTTTCCCTCGACGAACCCGTCCGAGACCGATGCACAGCGCGGGGCGGGGGCGACGGAAGCCGGGATCTCCGTGCTGAAGAAATTGAACGCGGCGGGATATGGAGTGGAAGGGACCGGGCTGGAACTGGACCTCGTCTCCAACCCCGTCGGGGCGTTCCTTCCCGTTTCCCAAGAGTCCGCCGAGCGGGAATTCCGGGACGACCTGCGGCGGAAATGGGGGGTCACGTTCAACCACCTGTACACGTTTGCGAACGCACCGCTTGGGCGTTTCCGGACGTGGCTGTTTCGGACGGGGAATTACGAGCGGTATGTGAAAACGCTGACAGAGAGCTTCAACCCCTCCGCGGTGGATGGGCTCATGTGCCGAACGCTCCTGTCCGTCTCGTGGGACGGGTACGTGTACGACTGCGATTTCAACCTTGCCGTCGATCGGCCCACCGGAGGCCGCAAGGTCCACCTCTCGGATATCCGTGAACTCCCCGTACCCGGTGCCCCGATCGCGACCGGGGACTACTGCTACGCCTGCACCGCGGGCTCCGGCTTCACTTGAGGCGGCGAGATATCGGCCCCGTAGGGGTCGATGGGAGATGATCCCCCGCAGTCACACCTCGATCAGGTTCCCACGGTCGGAGTGCAGCGTGACCAGCATCAGGGTCAGGTATTCCCGGAGATGCCGGGTGAGCAGGTAATTCTCCCTCACGAACTCCCTTGCGGTCGTTCCCATCCGATCGATCCCCTCCTCGTGATGGAGCAGGTACCGTATCCGATGGGCCGCCCCTTCGGGGGTGTTCACCAGAAATCCCGTGTGGTGGTTCACCACCTGGAGGCGGATCCCGCCAACGTCGCCTCCGATCACCGGCTTCCCCTTCCACATCCCTTCGGTGACCGTCAGCCCGAATCCCTCCCGGGTCGACTTCTGCAGGATGATCGTCGCCATTCTCTGAAGCGCATTGACCGTCTTATGGGACTCCGGGGGGAGAAGAAGGACGTGGATGTCCGGATCGTTCCCCGCTGCCTCCAGCACGTCCTCCAGAACCGCCTTCCCCTCCGGGTCGTCGGTGGCTCCTCCCCCCGCAAGGACCAGTTGGACCTTCGCTACCTTGCGCACCAAGCGGTACGCCTCGATCACGCCCACCGGGTCCTTGAACCGGTCGAACCGGGAGATCTGGACGAGCAGGGGGCGCGACGGATCCAGGCTGTACTCGCTTCGAACCGCCTCGATCTCCGCGGAGGGAAGGTCCCGGTTCTTTTCGCTCAGGGGATCGATGCTCGGCGGAACGAGGAACTGCGGGTGGGGAAGATGCTGGGCGAACTGCGCCATCGAAAAGATGCTGGCGTCGTACGATTCCACCATCGATCGCAGTACCTTCCAGACCGGGCGGAACGGCCTGCTGATGTCGATGTGGGCGCGCCAGATCCACTTCCCCTTCCTCCGGGTGCACAGGCCCAGGAGGTGCGCCGGTTGGGGGTCGTGGATGAAAACGATATCCGCCTCCTCGAGGATCGGTCGGAGTCTTTTGAAATTTCTTGCGTTCACGTCCTCGTAGGTTTTCCATCCCTTCACCGGAATGTCGACGCTCGCTCCCTGCAGGCCGTTGTGGATCGCTTTCGTGATTTCGAAAAACCGGGGGGTCCCGTTGATGACCTCCCAAGAGGCATTCAGCCCCAATTCCTTCATGATCGGGGTCATCCATTCGAGGATCTCCGCGACCCCTCCGCCTTCCCGGGTGGAGTTCACGTGAACGACCCGGATCCCCGCCAGTTTTTCCCCCAGCTGGCGAAGCTCGCGGAGGACGGCCGGTCCGACGATCCCTTCGTAGGCGGCGAGGGGGACGTTCATTTCTTGTCCTCCACAGCCGAGAGGACCTTGGTAAGTTCCCTCCGGAGGTGGACAAGGGTGTGGAAATAGAAATCGATGCGGGCCAGCGCCTCGATGTACGGACGGTTATTCCCGCCGTTCTCGTTTTCGAGGAGCCATGTGGTGAAGTCGTCCTTCCCGAAGAGAGGCCGGCGGCGGGCTTCGAGGAAGTGATAATAGACGCTTCCGCCGGTCATCGCCCCGATGGCGGCCGCGAATTCACGGGGATGGGAGATGCGGACCCCCGTGTCGAACACGACCGTGGTCGCCTCCATGAAATAGAGTTCGTCCCCCGGGCGTGCCCACGGGATCATCGTCGATTCTTCGAGGCGTTCGTCGATCACCTCGAGCGTCGCCGCGCGCAGCGCTCCGAGGGAAACAAACTCGTACGGATCGAGGATGCCGAGACGCTCCGCGAGCACCCGGTCCCCAAGGTACAACTTCGACCACACGGCGAAATCGTTCCGGTAGTCGGGGTTGTCAAAGGTGCCCCGGAGCGTGGTTTCGCAGAAATGGTGGAACAGGACGTTTTCGCTGCACAGCGCGATCCGCTCCCGGAGTTCCCTCAGGTTGATCGCGGGCGGGAGACCACTCATCCTGGTGAGAAGCGCGCAATCCTTTACTGCGAACGGAGTCATGCCGGTACCTCCCTGTCATTCTCCACGTTCCGGCTCGGGATGCCCTACGCGAATTCGCGGACCGCCCGAACGAGACCGGCGGGGTTTTCCACATGTCGTGCCCTGGGGACGGTGATCCGGTTCCCCACGATGATTCCGGCGCCGCCTTTCGACAGGACCCACCGCATCGCGACGGCGTCGTTCTCGTCGTCGCCCGCATACACGATCCGTTCCCCGGTGGGATCCCAGTCGGCCAGCCGGCACAGCCGGCGCACCCCGGCGGACTTCCCTCCCCCGCCCAGGAGTTGCACCTCCACGGCCTCTGGACCCCGGTAAAGTTTGATGCCGGTGCGGTCCCTCAGTTGCTGCAGGAGGGACACCCTTCTGCGGAACGAACGCGGCGAGGCGTTCCGATAATGCACCGCGACGGACCACCGTTTATCCTCGATCTCGACCCCGGGGATGGAGGCGATCTCTTTCAGGATGGGGGAGACGGCCCGGCGTTTTTTCTCCAGTAGTGCCTCGGAAGCGGTCCCCGGCCCGAACCGATGTCCTCCCGGAAGCTTCCACTCCAGCCCACCGGCTCCTCCGACGAACACACCGGCAACCGGCACCCTCGCAACGATGTCGTCCAGCGTACGGCTGGAGAGGACCGCGACCCGGTTCCAGGGACTCCGCACCAGGAAGCGGAGCATCCTCTCGCACTCCCTGTGCAGTCGGGCCTCGGTTCGGTCCGGAACAATGGGCGAAAGGGTACCATCGAAGTCGAACACCCAGAGGAAACGTCGGCCCGGCATGAAGTTCACGGCGCGGCTTCCGGCGTGGAGGCATTCTCCGTCAATCTCAGACGCGCAAGCCCGGCGATCAGTTTCCCCGCCCATCGGTAGATGTTGTATTCCAGCAAGTTTTCCCGCATCCGTCCCATCCGGTCGCGCCGTTCCTCCGGCGGCATCTCGAGCGAAAGGTGGATGGCGTCGGCCATCTGCTCGATGTCGTACGGGTTGACGATGACGGCGTCCTTCAGTTCGCGGGAAGCCCCCGTGAACTGGCTCAGGATCAGCACGCCGTCGTCGTCGTCCCGGGCGGCGACGAATTCCTTGGCGACAAGGTTCATTCCGTCGTGAAGGGACGTGACCATGCAGAGATCGGACGCCCTGTAATACGGGCCGATCGTCTCGTGGGTATGATGCGCCTTCAGGAAGACGATCGGCATCCATGTTTTCGTCCGGAAGCGCCAGTTGATCTTCTCCACCGCCTCCTCGATTTCCGTCATCAGGTCGCGATACTTCTTGATGTGGGTGCGGCTCGGGGCTCCAAGCTCCACGAAGGTGAACCGCCCCAGGTATTCCGGGTACTTTTCGAAAAAACGCTCGATGGCCCGGAAACGTTCCGGGATCCCTTTCGTGTAGTCGATCCGGTCGACCCCCACCCCGAGATATTCCACCTCGACTCCGAGTCTCCGGAGAAGATCCTCCTTCGTGGGCCATGTTTCCGAAGCGGGCGCCCCGGTAGGAAGTTCGAAGCTAACGCTGATGGGAAAAGGCTTGATCAGCGTCGAGTGCCCCCCCCGGGTGACCGAGAAGTGCTCCCAGTCGATCTTCGATTCGAGGAACCGGTCGACGGTCTCCAGGAAATTGTTGCAGTGGAACTGGATGTGGAACCCGATGATGTCCGAACCGAG
This window encodes:
- the arsS gene encoding arsenosugar biosynthesis radical SAM (seleno)protein ArsS (Some members of this family are selenoproteins.), which gives rise to MTEDIVAGTGERMPGIGTCAREAAGVEPFAAALERHGLSLVRGETTTLQVNTGYLCNLRCRHCHLEAGPGRAEVTSRKTMAAIVSFARRFPFRVIDITGGAPELVPDLPFLVEGLAPLAPRLMLRTNLSALRDAERQPLLALCVARRVVLVASFPSTNPSETDAQRGAGATEAGISVLKKLNAAGYGVEGTGLELDLVSNPVGAFLPVSQESAEREFRDDLRRKWGVTFNHLYTFANAPLGRFRTWLFRTGNYERYVKTLTESFNPSAVDGLMCRTLLSVSWDGYVYDCDFNLAVDRPTGGRKVHLSDIRELPVPGAPIATGDYCYACTAGSGFT
- a CDS encoding glycosyltransferase → MNVPLAAYEGIVGPAVLRELRQLGEKLAGIRVVHVNSTREGGGVAEILEWMTPIMKELGLNASWEVINGTPRFFEITKAIHNGLQGASVDIPVKGWKTYEDVNARNFKRLRPILEEADIVFIHDPQPAHLLGLCTRRKGKWIWRAHIDISRPFRPVWKVLRSMVESYDASIFSMAQFAQHLPHPQFLVPPSIDPLSEKNRDLPSAEIEAVRSEYSLDPSRPLLVQISRFDRFKDPVGVIEAYRLVRKVAKVQLVLAGGGATDDPEGKAVLEDVLEAAGNDPDIHVLLLPPESHKTVNALQRMATIILQKSTREGFGLTVTEGMWKGKPVIGGDVGGIRLQVVNHHTGFLVNTPEGAAHRIRYLLHHEEGIDRMGTTAREFVRENYLLTRHLREYLTLMLVTLHSDRGNLIEV
- a CDS encoding DUF5752 family protein; the protein is MTPFAVKDCALLTRMSGLPPAINLRELRERIALCSENVLFHHFCETTLRGTFDNPDYRNDFAVWSKLYLGDRVLAERLGILDPYEFVSLGALRAATLEVIDERLEESTMIPWARPGDELYFMEATTVVFDTGVRISHPREFAAAIGAMTGGSVYYHFLEARRRPLFGKDDFTTWLLENENGGNNRPYIEALARIDFYFHTLVHLRRELTKVLSAVEDKK
- the otsB gene encoding trehalose-phosphatase → MPGRRFLWVFDFDGTLSPIVPDRTEARLHRECERMLRFLVRSPWNRVAVLSSRTLDDIVARVPVAGVFVGGAGGLEWKLPGGHRFGPGTASEALLEKKRRAVSPILKEIASIPGVEIEDKRWSVAVHYRNASPRSFRRRVSLLQQLRDRTGIKLYRGPEAVEVQLLGGGGKSAGVRRLCRLADWDPTGERIVYAGDDENDAVAMRWVLSKGGAGIIVGNRITVPRARHVENPAGLVRAVREFA